A window of the Cannabis sativa cultivar Pink pepper isolate KNU-18-1 chromosome X, ASM2916894v1, whole genome shotgun sequence genome harbors these coding sequences:
- the LOC115709688 gene encoding uncharacterized protein LOC115709688: MSMLDSFFNKGFKAAKCKTLLKLTIPRIKLLRNRREMQLKQMRRDIAKLLETGQEATARIRVEHIIREENMMAAQEILELFCELISVRLPIIESQRECPLDLKEAISSVIFAAPRCADLPELLQVQIAFASKYGREFVAAATELMPDCGVNRQLIELLSVRAPSPDKKLKLLKEIADEHEVDWDPASSESEFFKTHEDLLNGPAQFVSGSKVPLPMEKHEVSQTTSTQAHQEEHDSDDDLDFPEVPTVLVRPGENNSSAPPVIPPSSNVSRPGNDHDLLKKSGSYGESSDEHYEPDEVLDESVLFNKDEKSQASAAGGMEEKQFLPFMSAPSLSSASFSARQTNSTPPPILSRTKSATNVDLQDVLAAAQAAADSAERAAAAARSAASLAQVRINELTKKNNERCPENSSENPFHTSSPNHSVTEERPHFDRNDSIGDSEGITSPPNYHQVHSLESLKAEFDASLPLPGSDPASHQPQRLPSMDDEPYFSYPNLFNSQNSNLGSHSQTVTDNSRSSDER; the protein is encoded by the exons ATGTCCATGCTCGATTCATTCTTCAACAAGGGTTTCAAAGCTGCAAAATg CAAAACCCTGCTGAAATTGACAATTCCACGTATAAAGTTGCTGAGAAACAGGAGGGAGATGCAGCTAAAGCAGATGCGCCGCGACATAGCCAAGCTTCTTGAGACTGGTCAAGAAGCTACTGCTCGAATTCGG GTTGAGCATATTATCAGGGAAGAGAATATGATGGCAGCTCAGGAGATTCTTGAGCTCTTCTGTGAGCTTATTTCTGTTCGGCTTCCCATTATCGAGTCACAAAG GGAATGTCCTTTAGACTTGAAAGAAGCCATCTCTAGTGTGATTTTTGCTGCACCAAGATGTGCTGATCTACCAGAGTTGCTTCAAGTTCAAATAGCATTTGCATCGAAATATGGGAGGGAGTTTGTAGCAGCTGCAACTGAGCTTATGCCAGACTGTGGTGTTAACCGCCAG TTAATAGAACTTCTCTCGGTTCGTGCTCCTTCACCAGATAAAAAACTTAAGCTTCTGAAGGAAATTGCTGATGAACATGAAGTAGATTGGGATCCTGCTTCTTCGGAATCTGAGTTTTTCAAAACACATGAAGATTTATTG AATGGCCCGGCACAGTTTGTCAGTGGGTCTAAAGTTCCCCTTCCAATGGAAAAACACGAGGTATCACAGACTACTTCTACTCAAGCCCACCAAGAGGAGCATGATTCCGATGATGACTTAGATTTTCCTGAAGTTCCTACGGTATTAGTACGGCCAGGGGAGAACAATTCATCAGCCCCACCGGTGATCCCACCTTCATCAAACGTGTCACGCCCTGGAAACGATCATGacttattaaaaaaatctgGATCTTATGGTGAATCATCCGATGAACATTATGAACCTGATGAAGTGTTGGATGAAAGTGTGTTGTTTAATAAAGATGAAAAATCTCAAGCTTCAGCAGCTGGTGGTATGGAAGAAAAGCAGTTTTTGCCATTCATGTCGGCTCCATCGCTATCTTCTGCATCATTTTCTGCAAGACAAACTAATAGTACACCACCACCCATTCTTTCCAGGACGAAAAGCGCAACAAATGTGGATCTGCAAGATGTACTGGCTGCTGCTCAAGCTGCTGCTGATTCTGCTGAACGTGCAGCAGCAGCAGCCCGCTCGGCTGCTAGTCTTGCACAAGTCAGAATTAACGAGCTGACCAAGAAAAACAACGAGCGATGTCCCGAAAATAGCAGTGAGAATCCATTCCATACATCTAGTCCAAACCACTCAGTTACAGAAGAGAGACCTCATTTCGATCGCAATGACTCTATAGGTGACTCCGAAGGCATTACAAGCCCTCCAAACTATCATCAAGTTCATTCACTTGAATCTCTTAAAGCAGAATTCGATGCTTCTCTTCCTCTACCCGGATCAGACCCTGCAAGTCACCAACCTCAGAGACTGCCTTCGATGGACGACGAGCCTTACTTCTCTTATCCAAACTTGTTTAACTCACAAAACTCGAATCTGGGATCCCATTCTCAGACAGTTACAGATAATTCTCGGTCCTCAGATGAGCGCTGA